Part of the Myxocyprinus asiaticus isolate MX2 ecotype Aquarium Trade chromosome 17, UBuf_Myxa_2, whole genome shotgun sequence genome, ATTTCCTTCCTGATCCAACACTACTGGGTTAAAGCCACAACTGACTAAAACTTTGGTTTAAACTGGGAGCCTTGTAAATATGAAGTAGGTAAATATATTAGAAACTTTGGCTGTAATTTATCAAAACAGAGAAGAGGAAACTGTCATATCCAAAATAATGACATTTCATACCAAAACTCAGGACAGCTTGTCAGAGGCTGAAATAACAGAACTTTCAGATATGCAAACTAAATTAGacaatatatataaatgcagAGCTGAAGGCTCTTTTATTCATTCTAGGAGTAAAAGGTTGGAGCAAGGAGAGCAAAGTTCAGCTTATTTGTTTCAGAATGCAAAAACATAATGCTAGGAATCTATTGATTCATTAAAAATTAATGATAGACTGTCAAACAATCCCAAGGAAACTGGTTCTTTCTGCACTAACTTTTATTCCAAACTTTATAAATCCAGTTATTGTAAAGATTCACCATGTCTTTTCTTTTAGTCTTTAAAAGAGGTTAAAACTATCTCTAAAGATGAACAGCTTGCCTGCAACAGTGATATAACAATTGCTGAAGTAAATGAGGCTATTGAAGGTCTCAAAAACAACAAGTCTCCGGGAACGGATGGCCTGACAGATGAGTTTTATAAGAGTTTTGCTGAAGAACTGGCACCGTTTTTGCTTGGAATTGGATCGGAAGAATCTGCTCCTTTTCCAATCCTGCCCAAAACAGGGGAATTAGACAGCTCTTTGAGAGAGAGATAGTTTCTGTTCCATCCATTATGTCTTATTGGCGTAACCATTTTGTGgacattccatggaagaaagtgtgGACCTTGTCATATAAATATTTGATCACCAATAAGGTTAAGGATGTGTCCTACAAATTGCTTCACCGTTTCTATCCTCTTAAGCTCTATCTAAAAAAGATGTTTCCGGATATCGACTCACTGTTTGCCTTTTGTGGTGGTGAAGATGAGTCTGTCCTTCATCTCGTCTGGGAGTGTTCATATACAGCAATGTTTTGAGGGGAATTTTGTATATTTGTACGTGTATTTTTATTcgagtttttctttgttatacaaAGATGTTTTGATGTCATCATTTTGATATAGGCTTAAAGAATACGATTTTTTTGATAAACCTGTTTAACGTTCTAGCAAAGGttacataaatgtatatttcagtgtgtCAAGCCCTATTTTGCTATTTTTTGTAAGGATTTAAAATCCTATTTGGACACTCTTGCTACCTCCAGCAACTCCAAAGCTCTAAAAACCATTTCACTCTGTAATCTTTATAATGTCTTTATACTTTTATAATATGCAAGTGATTGTTTTCCTGTGCAAACCTCTGGCATTTTTGTTCTGAtttttgcattaataataataataataataataataataataataataacaaatgatCCATCCTTCACAATGGCGGACTTTGATTGGTTTCAGGGTCACGGGCTTGAGGACGGAGGAGTAAGGAAACAAGGATGCAGgatttaggaaatgagaagcaccccatGTGTGAGCATGTAACGCTCGATGGACCAATCATAGATTGTGATGACAAGATAAAGCATTTTATCTTATTATTTTTCTGTGATGTTTCTCATTTGAAACAGTTATTAGCTGACATGTATGTAATACAAACCTTTACAGAATGTGTATCTCTGCTAAATGCTATTATCATGCTCAATTAGGGACATTTCTAAATTACATTTATGGTAAAGAAACATAAGAGTTTATACCAAAATAAGACGTATCTATTTATATAGAAATGTAGAAATATCTGCACTTTCTAGATAATTTATACATTTGTTGTGTTGATAGTTTGtgaatttacattttcaaaagatcCAACTAGAATATAATTTagaataaatacagtataataataataaatatattttgtatttatttattatgttttatatgtagTTCCAAGCTACTATATGTAGGTATCAGCCAATCAATGTGTTTTGTATGGTGActtatatttttacatgtttgtgtcttgtatggtgacttttattttgatgtgtctTGTATGGTgactttttattttgacatgtttgtgtcttgtatggtgacttttattttgatgtgtctTGTATGGTgactttttattttgacatgtttgtgtcttgtatggtgacttttatttttacatgtttgtgtcttgtatggtgacttttatttttacatgtttgtgtcttgtatggtgacttttatttttacatgtttgtgtcttgtatggtgacttttattttgacatgtttgtgtcttgtatggtgacttttatttttacatgtttgtgtcttgtatggtgacttattttgacatgtttgtgtcttgtatggtgacttttattttgacattgtgtcTTGTatggtgacttttattttgacatgtttgtgtcttgtatggtgacttttatttttacatgtttgtgtcttgtatggtgacttattttgacatgtttgtgtcttgtatggtgacttttattttgacatgtttgtgtcttgtatggtgacttttattttgacatgtttgtgtcttgtatggtgacttttatttttacatgtttgtggCTTGTATGgtgacttttatttttacatgtttgtgtcttgtatggtgacttttatttttacatgtttgtgtcttgtatggtgacttttatttttacatgtttgtgtcttgtatggtgactttttattttgacatgtttgtgttttgtatggtgacttttattttgatgtgtctTGTATGGTgactttttattttgacatgtttgtgtcttgtatggtgacttttatttttacatgtttgtgtcttgtatggtgacttttattttgactgtgTCTTTTatggtgacttttattttgaaattgtaaCTTCTATGGTGACTTATTTTGACGTTTGTGTCTTGTatggtgacttttattttgacattgtgtcTTGTatggtgacttttattttgatatgtttgtgtcttgtatggtgactttttattttgacatgtttgtggCTTGTATGgtgacttttatttttacatgtttgtgtcttgtatggtgacttttatttttacatgtttgtgtcttgtatggtgacttttatttttacatgtttgtgtcttgtatggtgactttttattttgacatgtttgtgtcttgtatggtgacttttatttttacatgtttgtgtcttgtatggtgactttttattttgacatgtttgtggCTTGTatggtgacttttattttgatgtgtctTGTATGgtgacttttatttttacatgtttgtgtcttgtatggtgacttttatttttacatgtttgtgtcttgtatggtgacttttatttttacatgtttgtgtcttgtatggtgacttttatttttacatgtttgtgtcttgtatggtgactttttattttgacatgtttgtgtcttgtatggtgactttttattttgacatgtttgtgtcttgtatggtgactttttattttgacatgtttgtgtcttgtatggtgacttttattttgacattgtgtcTTGTatggtgacttttattttgatgtgtctTGTATGgtgacttttatttttacatgtttgtgtcttgtatggtgactttttattttgacatgtttgtggCTTGTatggtgacttttattttgatgtgtctTGTATGGTgactttttattttgacatgtttgtggCTTGTATGGTgactttttattttgacatgtttgtgtcttgtatggtgactttttattttgacatgtttgtggCTTGTATggttacttttattttgacatgtttgtgtcttGTATGATGACacttattttgacatgtttgtgtcttgtatggtgactttttattttgacatgtttctTGTATGGTGacttattttgacatgtttgtgtcttgtatggtgactttttattttgacatgtttgtgttttgtatggtgacttttattttgacatgtttgtgttttgtatggtgacttttattttgacatgtttgtgtctCGTAgggtgacttttattttgacattgtgtcTTGTATGGTGacttattttgacatgtttgtgttttgtatgGTGACTTTTACTTTGACATGTTTCTTGTatggtgacttttattttgacatgtttgtgttttgtatggtgacttttattttgacattgtgtcTTGTATAGTGacttattttgacatgtttgtgttttgtatgGTGACTTTTACTTTGACATGTTTCTTGTatggtgacttttattttgacatatttGTGTCTTGTATGGtcaattttattttgacatgtttgtgtcttgtagggtgacttttattttgacatgttttgaCGTGTCgttttttttggtctgtttcGTCACTCACACTTTCAAACATGGAGTCAATTTTCCACGAGAAAGTAAGAAGCGCTTTTGCTCaattctgtttattatatttatattctgtGTATTAGCTTTACGGGATTAATAATGATATTTATACGGGTCTCTGACGTCAGCGCTCAGTACTGTGAGTTTAATCGACTGTCAGCAATCATTGATATGTCAGCCTGaggtttaaaatatgtttatttactgtatttaatgGCACACAGCTGATGAACCGATGAAGTTGGACTCGTCAGTTTGTAAACACGACTGTTACTATCAATGTAATCACTCTAATAAACATTTAAGATGATAGACAATAgttctgaatgattaccatattcatgaatcatggtatttacatggtctCATACTTGagaatatcatggtacatgtcttTTGTTGGAGGAGATAATGTTGgtgttactgcagtaatgttgcctgtttttgttcatgttgtgtTGTTAACTGCAGTAAGTGTTTTAGCAGAAGCTGTGATTAGCAGTAATTGTACTGAGTCATATGTGTGTTGTTtattgtgtgtttattgtgtgtttACAGCAGGAAGGCTCCCTGTGTGCGCAGCACTGCCTGAATAACCTCCTGCAGGGCGAGTACTTCAGTCCGGTGGAGCTGTCGTCCATCGCTCAACAGCTGGATGAAGAAGAGCGCATGAGGATGGCAGAAGGAGGTGTTCAGAGTGAGGAGTACAGGATCTTTCTGCAGGTGCACATCTGTGATCTTTAACACACACGTGCCTttattcagctcatgaaactcaTTGTGTTGAACTGTCTTTAGCAACCGTCCGGGAACATGGATGACAGCGGCTTCTTCTCCATTCAAGTGAGTCACTGCTCACATCAGACACAATATCACTCTTCATGTACATCAGAGAAGAACATTATTATTTGTACATGGGAGAGAACTGCAgagctttttcagtgttaaaacactttcttctGTCCCGTCTTAAAATGCaaagacagctataagtaagccatttgtagtttAATTGGAGATTGAAATTAACACTGCGTCTCTGTTGTGCTGTAATAACAGTTTGTTTTGTGCGACTGTCTCAAGAGAGACAGTAACATTGACTCGACCGGTcagttggggcgggactatctgtgtGTTTGATCAAAacgacacacttcagctttaaagtgagAACTGACTCTGTTGACTCTCTTTACTTAGTAAATGCACGTCTTGCTGTGCACAATTCCTCATTTCATGTTATTCCAAtgtattacatggctctctgaaaAACAACTGCACATCTGGGGTTaaataaggaaaaaataaattatgtaaataaaagtGTGCACTGTTCGTTTTAGACACACTTGTTTGCGATTACATTTGATCGGAAACAATAAAAGTgttatttaatttcttttatttttatgaaagaaatgtaataacactaactttaataaagtaaaaacactaaagttgtaGATTTTGGGGGAATTTTATGCTATTTAGATCTTATCTACCTTTACATTTCTTAATtgcaccattaatttgcatatacaaatgaGCAAATTTATGTTTACTTCACTTAAGTAAAAACTTACACTTCTAtatgttgaaacatgaagaaaatatgagaatataTCATGTATTGTGCATGTATctggtgcaaaaaaaacaacaatagcttgacttgaaaatcatgtcatgacaaaaatacacaaatgatGTATGCAGAGATCCACTAGCTAATTCCTGGTCATAACacaagagtgtgtttgtgtgtgtgtgtgtgtgtgtgtgtgtgtgtctttgcttatgtgtgtgtgtgtgtgtgtctttgtttgtgtgtgtgtgtgtctttgtttgtgtgtgtgtgtgtgtgtgtgtgtgtgtgtgtgtgtttgtgtgtgtgtgtctttgtttgtgtgtgtgtgtctttgtttgtgtgtctttgtttgtgtgtgtctttgtttgtgtgtgtgtgtgtgtgtctttgtgtgtgtgtgtgtgtgtgtgtgtgtctttgtttgtgtctttgtttatgtgtgtgtgtgtctttgtttatgtgtgtgtgtctttgtgtgtgtgtgtgtgtgtctttgtttgtgtgtgtttgtgtgtgtgtgtgtgtctttgtgtgtgtgtctttgtttgtgtgtgtgtgtctttgtttgtgtgtgtgtctttgtgtgtgtgtgtctgtgtgtgtgtgtttgtttgtgtgtgtgtgtctttgtttgtgtgtgtgtgtgtgtgtgtctttgtttgtgtgtgtgtctttgtttgtgtgtgtgtctttgtttgtgtgtgtgtctttgtttgtgtgtgtatctttgtgtgtgtgtgtgtgtgtgtctgtgtgtgtgtgtgtgtgtgtgtgtctttgtgtgtgtgtgtgtgtgtgtctttgtgtgtgtgtgtgtgtgtgtctttgtttgtgtgtgtgtgtgtgtgtgtgtttgtttgtgtgtgtgtgtgtttgtttgtgtgtgtgtgtgtctttgtttgtgtgtgtgtgtgtgtgtgtgtgtctttgtgtgtgtgtgtgtgtgtgtgtgtgtgtctttgtttgtgtgtgtgtgtgtgtgtgtgtgtgtctttgtttgtgtgtgtgtgtgtgtgtgtgtgtctttgtgtgtgtgtgtgttgcaggtgaTCAGTAATGCTCTGGGTGTTTGGGGTTTGGAGATTGTTCTGTTCAACAGTCGAGAATACCAGGAGTTACGAATCGATCCCATGTAAGTCAGATGCCATTAGCATTAGTAGTCGTCAGAAACACCGCTTTTAATAACCTTTAACCTCTGTTTGTTTCAGAAACGAGAAGGCGTTTATATGTAACTATAAGGAGCATTGGTTTACAGTGCGTAAACTGGGTCAGCAGGTATGGTGTTTAATGATTTATTGTCCCTTTTAATGTGACACTGTTGAGTTTACCGGCCACATTCTGTCTGTTCATCTAGTGGTTTAATCTGAACTCGCTGTTAACCGGACCAGAACTCATATCAGACACGTACCTGGCATTATTCTTAGCACAACTACAGCAGGAAGGTACAAAATCTCACAAAACATCATTTATTCAGTGTCCACACACATGGTGAAGATGTATTTGACCCATGATGAATCTCTCTGTAGGATATTCTATATTTGTGATTAGTGGGAATTTGCCGGACTGTGAAGCGGATCAGATTTTGCGGATCATGCGAGTAGAGCAGCAGCAGCGGCCGAAACTCATCGGAGAAGATGAGGCTCAGAGGTAtcagagctgtcaatcaaactcaCTGTCAACACATGACGTGTTTAGTTATGTTTTCACTAGGCTTGGaattgatgcctttttcacacatcgataatctgaagattttcccgatgattatcgatatatatctggatttttttcagatataaataaataggGCTACTCGTTGCGCAGTagtctgtcttttcaaacatatttctcaacacatctttggtaaagtgtgagcggcaggttaaattaaagggggtcgcacaccggacgcatctgacatgtaaaattaaaacaattcttTTCTATGAAGGTGCATGCACAGCTCAAAAATCTGCAGCACCACAGagctcaactcgcatagttttccattaaattcaacccaaatctgtatcaaaggacaaagattatttactctagccatcagtggatgataCATTGTGTATttgcatctttcatatagcctacacaatatattttcagttacaagtatgtcctTTCATGGTtagacagcttgaatgaaagacctattcaaagatacatacagagaaattgtacAGTAATTTCTAAtggttcagtttgcacagttaaaccagtttcattCTGGAATGCCTGATTCACACATACTCTGTGAGCGGGGCGTGAGCAGCAAGTTTTCTTTTCGGCGctcatattaacagattacagcaaacacacactgcaagcgtgagtcgtGAGGTGAAGCGTTCCCAGCGcagcagtgagcggatagtttcgcCGTTGAGCCCACGCTGaactcagcggctctgggtgcaatagaaaattaaaataatcaggagattattgaaaagacgcaaaagcaaataaacaatatttaaaagtgcattcagtaacttttgtcttttgtgtcatcttggactcacACTGACACaaagtggcttggatgcagcatcatttaaaatcaatagttttcagtttcagatgccattagaaatgtagtattcacagccAGTCATGATTACTTGAGTGAAATGAgtcaaagtgtccaataacaggacggttactgagattcagagagtagtattctgctggtcatgtgattctaacatgtgcggaccctctccatgtagaataaaacagcttttaaaaggttactgatatgactggagtcttcattttaataagagtgctcatgatttcatacatatattgtaaaaacttttttaatgaagaaaaaattacacatttgtgCACATTTCAACCGAACCTACTATACACTACAATTTAAAGGtctacatacaaacaaacaaacatacaaaataagtaaataaaagaaagaataaataaataaactgcaggaATTTTGCCCGTGTTGTGTATATACAGGGACAGTTTAGAAGAgacggaccactggtattaaaatgaatgggagaaattggaacatccgccttactggtaaaagagccaatcactttttagataaagacatcgcctgtcaatcaactcaagaacgtgcatgcgcattagctgatcCATCCTGAAAAAAGCGTTTTTTAGTGTGATTTGAGCTTAAGTtcaatttatgatactattgttgtcaAATTTTACGTGCAAATGCGACCGCCTCGCTCATGGAGTATGTGTGAATCCGCCATAACCTGCAAACGTATCCACATCAAATTCATTCTTGAAGACGtacaaaacctttgtaactttcgTGTGTTCAAGGAGCTCAAAAATACCCATCCTATGCTGTGCCTTGCGACCTGCTTCAGAAAATGgtatatcgccctcttgtggtctcccaacgctgttacaccagactgttaaacagaggccaactgagtgaattggaaagcacacaaattaagcttctaatttaaatgtcgactaatgttaatatatcgatgccttaaaaatatataatgtgcTGATCAGtaatcaatatatcaatattttatgacatgcctagttTTCACTATTAACTTTAGAAGTGTTTGGAATGGAATCAGAGTAAATACGTTCTGTTTTTGCTTATATACTTTTACAAACCTCCCAGCTCAAGGCAGAGTACCATGAAGGGGAGGCCACACATGAAtactgcactacccatgtgtatgtgtgtgtctgggtgtgtataactattttttattattatctctgtcttgttgttgtattgtttgtacactggaagcttctgtcaccaagacaaattccttgtatgtgtaagcatacttggcaataaagctcattctgattctgaatacaATTTAACATAAgatataaatgtttattaattattaaataaaagaaCATAATAA contains:
- the atxn3 gene encoding ataxin-3 isoform X3, which encodes MESIFHEKQEGSLCAQHCLNNLLQGEYFSPVELSSIAQQLDEEERMRMAEGGVQSEEYRIFLQQPSGNMDDSGFFSIQVISNALGVWGLEIVLFNSREYQELRIDPINEKAFICNYKEHWFTVRKLGQQWFNLNSLLTGPELISDTYLALFLAQLQQEGYSIFVISGNLPDCEADQILRIMRVEQQQRPKLIGEDEAQRVSVQQVSDTTHTTDVGVLDEDEEELRKALALSRQHMEVEDEEADLRRAIQLSMQGSASPISETAGSSHDTSSINTLTAEELRRRRQAYFDRQQLPHSADSHSAGGLKDSGTKPDQ
- the atxn3 gene encoding ataxin-3 isoform X4 — protein: MESIFHEKQEGSLCAQHCLNNLLQGEYFSPVELSSIAQQLDEEERMRMAEGGVQSEEYRIFLQQPSGNMDDSGFFSIQVISNALGVWGLEIVLFNSREYQELRIDPINEKAFICNYKEHWFTVRKLGQQWFNLNSLLTGPELISDTYLALFLAQLQQEGYSIFVISGNLPDCEADQILRIMRVEQQQRPKLIGEDEAQSSRQSTMKGRPHMNTALPMCMCVSGVSVQQVSDTTHTTDVGVLDEDEEELRKALALSRQHMEVEDEEADLRRAIQLSMQVPVPSVRQRARHMTRRASTL
- the atxn3 gene encoding ataxin-3 isoform X2; the encoded protein is MESIFHEKQEGSLCAQHCLNNLLQGEYFSPVELSSIAQQLDEEERMRMAEGGVQSEEYRIFLQQPSGNMDDSGFFSIQVISNALGVWGLEIVLFNSREYQELRIDPINEKAFICNYKEHWFTVRKLGQQWFNLNSLLTGPELISDTYLALFLAQLQQEGYSIFVISGNLPDCEADQILRIMRVEQQQRPKLIGEDEAQSSRQSTMKGRPHMNTALPMCMCVSGVSVQQVSDTTHTTDVGVLDEDEEELRKALALSRQHMEVEDEEADLRRAIQLSMQGSASPISETAGSSHDTSSINTLTAEELRRRRQAYFDRWIEGQRDQT
- the atxn3 gene encoding ataxin-3 isoform X1 → MESIFHEKQEGSLCAQHCLNNLLQGEYFSPVELSSIAQQLDEEERMRMAEGGVQSEEYRIFLQQPSGNMDDSGFFSIQVISNALGVWGLEIVLFNSREYQELRIDPINEKAFICNYKEHWFTVRKLGQQWFNLNSLLTGPELISDTYLALFLAQLQQEGYSIFVISGNLPDCEADQILRIMRVEQQQRPKLIGEDEAQSSRQSTMKGRPHMNTALPMCMCVSGVSVQQVSDTTHTTDVGVLDEDEEELRKALALSRQHMEVEDEEADLRRAIQLSMQGSASPISETAGSSHDTSSINTLTAEELRRRRQAYFDRQQLPHSADSHSAGGLKDSGTKPDQ